The following proteins are encoded in a genomic region of Leptospira wolbachii serovar Codice str. CDC:
- a CDS encoding sensor histidine kinase — MWQFHPYSLLLFLAFGFNLVLGLFVLKSFRLDLVKYLLILVIGSMMWTGFYGLDFVYINSDLHRTFVALLYIGVSLANLGMVLVSLEFTQNKHLLTKKFWVLLTIQPLLTLAVCVLDPIFRTLTLDTYLVNINGRIQWIQVTNTGGFVVSYFLSFFWSVFVGYLLIKGIFVSKSTERRRYLLILMSYLFIWITATLHKLGFRPLPGLNVTAVMSTMQVILIFFAIGYYRMFDLVPLVRGEIVDELDEAVVILDFNNRIVDWNMAAEHLFCVASKNSTLLSYKYFFASAPGIISKLDHLSDKRTLTKWIWEKDEKYWEVTAKQIRDANRKKIGMVLVFRDSTEQRNLEKQMLNVNRELLVANGTKDRFLSIISHDLRGPLAGIKMLLKVLNEDMKKKEDALAGMTQSLVDATESVFSLLENLLEWSKLQRGQEEFRPHYYRLDNIVRECLELFVLSAANKGITLEVDIPSHAMVFCDDRMIITVIRNLVSNALKFSHNNGKILINALDVGGDWQVSVIDSGVGMSKAILDKLFKVGEVIKSTGTGGETGNGIGLLLCNEFVSVNGGILFADSDGVSGSRFVFTIPKKMKEEIIS, encoded by the coding sequence TTGTGGCAATTCCATCCATATAGTTTACTTCTATTTCTAGCATTCGGCTTCAATCTTGTATTGGGGCTATTCGTTTTAAAATCTTTCCGCCTAGATCTTGTTAAATATTTATTAATTCTAGTAATCGGTTCCATGATGTGGACCGGCTTCTACGGACTTGATTTTGTTTATATTAATTCTGATTTACACAGAACCTTTGTCGCCTTATTGTATATCGGGGTTTCCCTTGCCAATTTGGGAATGGTTCTCGTATCTTTAGAGTTCACGCAAAACAAACATCTACTAACCAAAAAGTTTTGGGTTTTACTTACAATCCAGCCATTACTAACATTAGCCGTTTGCGTTCTCGATCCAATATTTAGAACCCTTACATTAGATACCTATCTTGTTAATATCAACGGTCGGATTCAATGGATCCAAGTGACCAATACAGGCGGATTTGTTGTTTCCTATTTCCTTTCTTTTTTCTGGTCAGTGTTTGTTGGTTATCTACTGATAAAAGGAATTTTCGTATCGAAGTCCACGGAAAGACGTAGGTATCTTCTCATACTAATGTCCTATTTGTTTATTTGGATTACGGCCACCTTACATAAGTTAGGTTTTAGGCCCTTGCCTGGGCTAAACGTCACTGCGGTTATGAGCACAATGCAAGTGATCCTTATTTTTTTTGCCATTGGTTACTATCGTATGTTTGATTTAGTTCCCTTGGTGCGAGGGGAAATTGTAGATGAACTAGATGAAGCAGTTGTGATTCTCGATTTTAACAATAGGATTGTGGATTGGAATATGGCAGCAGAACATTTATTCTGCGTTGCATCTAAGAATTCTACCTTACTATCTTATAAATATTTTTTTGCATCTGCTCCAGGGATTATTTCCAAACTAGATCACTTATCAGATAAACGTACACTCACAAAATGGATTTGGGAAAAAGACGAAAAATATTGGGAAGTGACCGCAAAACAAATTCGAGATGCGAATCGAAAAAAAATTGGAATGGTCCTCGTTTTCCGAGATAGTACGGAACAACGGAATTTGGAAAAACAAATGTTAAACGTCAATCGTGAGCTCCTGGTTGCAAACGGTACTAAGGACCGATTTTTATCTATCATTTCTCATGATTTACGTGGTCCACTCGCTGGAATTAAAATGTTACTCAAAGTATTGAATGAGGACATGAAAAAGAAAGAAGATGCACTTGCGGGAATGACACAGTCGCTAGTGGACGCTACGGAATCTGTTTTTTCATTATTGGAAAACCTTTTGGAATGGTCTAAGTTGCAACGAGGACAGGAAGAGTTCCGCCCCCATTATTACCGGTTGGATAATATTGTCAGAGAGTGTTTAGAGCTATTTGTTTTAAGTGCAGCTAACAAAGGTATTACTTTGGAGGTAGATATTCCTTCGCATGCGATGGTATTTTGTGATGATAGAATGATCATTACGGTCATTCGGAATTTGGTTTCGAATGCGCTAAAGTTTAGTCATAACAATGGCAAAATTCTTATCAATGCTTTGGATGTCGGTGGCGATTGGCAGGTTTCTGTTATTGACTCAGGAGTCGGTATGTCGAAGGCAATCCTAGACAAACTATTCAAAGTAGGGGAAGTGATAAAATCTACTGGAACTGGGGGAGAGACGGGGAACGGAATTGGACTTTTACTTTGTAATGAGTTTGTTTCTGTAAACGGTGGAATTCTGTTTGCAGATAGTGACGGGGTCTCTGGTTCCCGATTTGTTTTTACCATTCCCAAAAAGATGAAAGAGGAGATCATTTCATGA
- the acpS gene encoding holo-ACP synthase codes for MLSVGNDIVENQRIRELLKKHGDRFLKRVFTDEEVEYCHKHKDPVPFLAGRFACKEAVIKALNLNPGEVADMREIELAGTNFGKKTLVIHGKTEKFFREKGFTKSSVSISHADHYATAVVIFYKEPL; via the coding sequence ATGTTATCCGTCGGAAACGACATCGTTGAAAACCAAAGAATTCGTGAACTCCTAAAAAAACATGGGGATCGCTTCCTGAAACGGGTTTTTACAGACGAGGAAGTAGAATACTGCCACAAACACAAAGATCCCGTTCCTTTTCTTGCTGGCAGGTTTGCCTGCAAAGAAGCCGTAATTAAGGCCCTAAACCTAAATCCGGGGGAAGTGGCAGATATGCGTGAGATTGAACTGGCGGGCACAAATTTTGGTAAAAAAACGCTAGTCATCCATGGGAAAACTGAGAAGTTTTTCCGAGAGAAAGGATTTACCAAGAGTTCCGTATCCATCAGCCATGCTGACCATTACGCAACAGCTGTTGTCATTTTCTATAAGGAGCCCCTATGA
- a CDS encoding bactofilin family protein — MSKKEMQPTITEHGVIATILGKETAFSGTLAFKKPLQISGDFTGEIISDGYLVISEGARVKANIKAGTVVVGGTIIGNVTATQRLEMLSTGKVQGNIRTAKLQIADGVVFDGNCEMLSSEET, encoded by the coding sequence ATGTCAAAAAAAGAAATGCAACCAACCATCACCGAACACGGAGTCATTGCCACTATTCTCGGAAAAGAAACAGCATTTAGCGGAACTTTAGCGTTCAAAAAACCCTTACAAATTTCCGGTGATTTTACCGGTGAAATCATCTCCGATGGTTATCTTGTGATTAGTGAAGGGGCAAGAGTGAAAGCCAACATTAAGGCTGGCACAGTTGTTGTTGGAGGAACGATCATTGGAAACGTAACAGCAACACAAAGATTAGAAATGTTGTCCACGGGAAAAGTACAAGGTAACATTCGTACGGCAAAACTTCAAATTGCAGATGGTGTTGTATTTGATGGAAATTGTGAAATGCTAAGCAGCGAAGAGACTTAG
- a CDS encoding SDR family oxidoreductase has protein sequence MKKTIVVTGATDGIGRVCAHSFAKGQEELILVGRNPDKLAALVYSLQVTGATVHSYVADLSSAKETFLLSETIRKNHPKIDVLLNNAGAYFDQHTLTKEGIESTFALNHLNYFILTLGLLPSLKKAGEARIVNVASRAHMGVSLDFNDLLGEKEYSGWKQYQRSKLMNIYFTYELAERLNQTKITVNCLHPGFVKTRFGQNNDGLAKFLLTFAQNVFAISEEKGAETSIFLSTDPSVTSVSGKYFVKKKIEKSSEPSYDVAAGRNLWSYTEDLLKHKFSFKFPGF, from the coding sequence ATGAAAAAGACAATCGTTGTTACTGGTGCTACGGACGGAATCGGTAGAGTATGTGCTCATTCCTTTGCAAAAGGCCAAGAGGAATTGATTTTAGTTGGGCGTAATCCAGACAAACTTGCCGCTTTGGTGTATTCCTTACAAGTAACAGGCGCTACTGTTCACTCTTATGTAGCCGACCTGTCGTCTGCAAAAGAAACTTTTTTACTTTCAGAAACCATTAGAAAGAATCATCCCAAGATAGATGTTTTGCTCAATAACGCAGGCGCTTATTTTGATCAACATACCCTTACCAAAGAAGGGATTGAGTCCACATTTGCCTTGAATCATTTGAACTATTTTATTCTGACTCTCGGTTTACTTCCTTCTTTAAAAAAAGCCGGTGAAGCGAGGATTGTCAATGTAGCCTCTCGGGCGCACATGGGCGTATCTTTGGATTTCAATGACTTGTTAGGTGAAAAAGAATATTCTGGTTGGAAACAATACCAAAGGTCAAAACTTATGAATATTTATTTCACCTATGAACTTGCAGAGCGTTTAAACCAAACAAAAATCACGGTCAATTGTTTACATCCAGGATTTGTAAAAACAAGGTTTGGTCAAAATAACGATGGTTTGGCGAAATTCCTGTTGACCTTCGCTCAAAATGTCTTTGCGATATCAGAAGAGAAAGGTGCTGAGACTTCCATTTTTCTTTCAACGGATCCATCAGTTACGTCTGTTTCAGGTAAATATTTTGTAAAAAAGAAAATCGAAAAAAGTTCTGAACCTTCTTATGATGTAGCAGCCGGAAGAAATCTTTGGTCGTATACGGAAGACCTACTCAAACATAAATTCAGTTTTAAATTTCCTGGTTTTTAG